From a single Cotesia glomerata isolate CgM1 linkage group LG6, MPM_Cglom_v2.3, whole genome shotgun sequence genomic region:
- the LOC123267435 gene encoding protein GPR107-like, with protein MDKSNKNFSSASDISLPVLYFMMASVFFFSGCFWILVLKKSRYRVVNAHYLIAILLFLKSFSLLFHGINNLFVKTKNKYVATWAIHYSSHLLNESVICLFVSIVLIGTDWDFIKRILAEKDEKLFRIFIYLQVLMSLAEIIIEESDDGEVEYKTWRDVFTLVDSLCYGVILLPVVWSIKHLKESANIRGITVVNHQKLNLFRHFYIMIVCNIYFPRIVIYFLKVTIPFRYKWLEELFKEMATFIIFVLIGYKFQPANRLFKTDDDIGSDDDQIDVVVTGTSEITRRLSKRA; from the exons ATGgacaaaagtaataaaaacttttcaagTGCTAGCGATATATCGCTACCTGTTCTTTACTTTATGATGGCCTCGGTCTTCTTTTTCTCTGGATGCTTCTGGATTTTGGTGCTGAAAAAAAGCAG gtaCCGAGTAGTGAACGCGCACTATTTAATAGCAATTTTGCTATTTCTAAAATCATTCTCTCTACTGTTTCATGGAATCAACAATCTCTTTGTAAAGACAAAAAACAAATACGTAGCGACCTGGGCGATTCATTACTCATCTCATTTGCTAAACGAATCAGTAATATGTTTATTTGTATCAATCGTTCTGATCGGAACGGATTGGGATTTTATAAAGCGCATTCTCGCTGAAAAAGATGAAAAACTATTCAgaattttcatatatcttcaa GTACTGATGAGCTTGGCAGAAATAATTATAGAGGAAAGCGATGACGGAGAGGTTGAATACAAAACATGGCGAGATGTATTTACTCTTGTGGACTCACTTTGTTATGGAGTTATTTTATTGCCTGTGGTTTGGAgtattaaacatttaaaagaGTCAGCGAATATTCGCGGTATAACTGTCGTTAATCACCAGAAGCTTAATTTATTCAGACACTTTTACATCATGATCGTTTGTAACATTTATTTTCCTCGGATagtgatatattttttgaag gttaCAATACCATTTAGATACAAGTGGTTGGAAGAATTGTTTAAAGAAATGGcaacttttataatatttgtGCTGATTGGTTACAAATTCCAACCAGCGAATCGGCTTTTTAAAACTGATGATGATATTGGAAGTGATGATGATCAAATAGATGTTGT TGTGACAGGTACAAGTGAAATTACTCGAAGACTTTCAAAAAGAgcctaa
- the LOC123267424 gene encoding protein maelstrom homolog: MLKAAKKNGFYYFMMEFKERENQKGTKYCNSQDVKKNYRYENLWKSLSTEEKKIYHDKAREEMSNMCGKRTGLGEPIKFIIEQQMKHLNYELIMKEYINDIVDQVIGTGLGFNTFYFIHVNWYYTKTNVNTNEVDYIPAEFAVIELTLDQGIERIYHKIIKVIVETGYTLEALEHGGKTHKIDIYHEGNITDYKDLYDELVTFISCKKKWCEKLPPLFTLNKFKTVVTSFLKRITSAAGASEDTFDLYSLEYLFGTFMVDLKAIEGTDNRAALARAKLERDQFLYTADIECLYHRRIEGTEPYCSQSVVTQWAYTILNYCCPLMYIRMKAGKHRPYTIDELLSRGIQSMTVKEHRIFNVKSETGVTEAYREQKSAITRREEMLRRKQNRQITFIDHALKLSPENAHFWQ, encoded by the exons atgttaaaagcAGCGAAGAAGAAcggcttttattattttatgatggAATTTAAGGAACGAGAAAATCAAAAAGGTACCAAGTATTGTAATTCGCaagatgtcaaaaaaaattacagatacGAAAATTTATGGaag tcattatctactgaagaaaaaaaaatttaccatgACAAAGCAAGGGAAGAAATGTCCAACATGTGTGGAAAACGTACAGGTCTGGGTGAGCctatcaaatttataattgaacaaCAGATGAAACATCTCAATTATGAGCTGATAATGAAAGAATATATCAATGATATTGTTGATCAAGTTATTGGTACAG GTCTCGGTTTTAATACATTTTACTTCATTCACGTGAATTGGTATTACACTAAAACAAATGTCAATACTAATGAAGTAGATTACATCCCCGCTGAATTTGCAGTCATCGAGCTGACTTTGGATCAAGGAATCGAGCGAATTTACCACAAGATAATAAAAGTTATCGTCGAAACAGGGTATACTTTGGAAGCTCTTGAGCATGGAGGCAAGACTCACAAAATCGACATATATCATGAAGGTAATATTACTGATTACAAAGATTTATACGATGAATTAGTCACTTTTATATCGTGCAAGAAGAAATGGTGTGAAAAACTCCCACCTTTGTTCACGCTGAACAAATTCAAAACTGTTGTCACTTCTTTCTTAAAACGAATCACGTCGGCTGCTG GAGCTTCCGAAGATACGTTTGATTTGTACTCTTTGGAATACCTGTTTGGAACATTTATGGTTGATTTGAAAGCAATTGAAGGTACGGACAATCGTGCTGCACTAGCAAGAGCTAAACTGGAGCGAGATCAATTTCTTTACACAGCGGATATTGAATGTCTT TATCATCGCAGAATCGAAGGGACTGAACCTTATTGTAGCCAATCCGTTGTTACTCAATGGGCTTATACAATACTCAATTACTGTTGCCCGTTGATGTACATTAGAATGAAGGCTGGTAAACATCGTCCGTACACTATCGATGAGTTGCTTTCAAGAGGAATTCAGTCAATGACTGTAAAAGAGCATCGAATTTTTAACGTTAAGTCTGAGACTGGG gtCACCGAAGCGTATCGTGAACAGAAGAGCGCAATTACTCGAAGAGAAGAAATGCTGCGAAGAAAACAGAATCGTCAAATCACGTTTATTGATCATG cacTCAAATTGTCGCCAGAAAATGCACACTTTTGGCAGTGA